CTTTCcaatgctttgctatgctttaactgACAATAGGCAGGAGTGCCTAGATCACAAGCATGTACAACACTTCATGAGagccactttttattttttttattaaatcacttaGAAAACAGAACGGTGAAACATATTTATAATGACAGAACACAAATGAAATGAAGACACAAGTACATGTTCCTCATGTCCCACAAAGCAATACAGCAGTGAGATGCACGCACACAGCCcggggagagcaggagagcagccTTCACTCGATTCCTTCTTGTTTGTCTTTGATAGAAACCTGCAAGAGACAAAGAGGAAAGCAGTTGATTGTCCAGTCGATGGTGAAAAGACCTTTATAAAGATACCCACAGATAGAGAAATACAGAGGCAAATCTTTGACAAGAACAGGGAACAAACAACAGGCAGGGGAAGACAGGGGAGCGGAGCTGCACACTTCCAGCTTTTCCTTTCTGCTTTAATGCTCGTACCCTGAACCTCTCCTCCAGCAGGGACAGCTCGCTGATCAGATCTGTGATGGCGTTGGTGAAGGCCTCCTGAGGGCTGTAGTCCGGTGTGGTCTGCACCCGGATCACAATCTTGTGTTCCAGAGGATGGGGCACCTTATACCCGGCAAACAGGACCTGAGGATCCTTCAGCAACTGGCTGAGAGAAAAACACAGTCGTTTCAATAGCAAGTAATGTAAaattctctctctcgctccataAACTGTCCACACAATGTGCATCCATTACTATACAAGTGTCAAATGTGTAGATTTGAAAGAAATCCAGGTTTTAGCAAAAACATTATCTTCTTAAAACATCTTAAAACATGTAGTACCTGGTACTACACAAGGCAAAAGTGTAGATTGCATTTTCTCGTATGTGAAACTGGCAATTATATACCAGTGGTCTTAATAGCGGTGATTAAGTGTGACGGTTCTTTATTCCAGTTTCTtagtatatccccttcagtcactatGTGtagaattgtaccatgttaagtctCCTAGTTATGTACCAATTTTATAATGcatgatgtgttgttttttttgcaaagttTTACCCCCCCGCCTCGCTCCCTAGCAGAACATACTCACGATCGGATGATGTTTCCAAGCGTGTGGTCTTCCTTGTTAAGTGTGAATAAGCAGGCATTGGGTACTTTCGTATCCTTGGTTATGGTGATTCTAAATGGAAATACGAGATTGTTATGTTATGGTGCCAGTGTTACCAGATGTAGTGTACTGTGAAGGTTAACTCCCACAATGTCACAAGAGAATTACTCCCTGTCTGAAGCCAGCCCAAACTGGAGAGAGCCATTAAATACCAAATGCAGttttctttgaaaaacaaaaatcacaacacaagctgttatgtaatttgatacattctaaatcaatatttcttggcagattttttttttactaaactgtCTAGTTAGACATGCTCctaatcagagcagtgaaatgtCACGCTGggtatgaagctcaacacatagacaATGGAGctgctttatcatcactgtggggaggaaaacaccaaATGATGTATCATTTTTAGGCTTTGGTTTCTAATTTTATATGGAGGTGTCATTAAAGCATCTCAAGGGACTATATTTACAGCAGTTACATTTAGACAACTTTggggttaacaaaattagagtaagttatcttATAAGGTGAAGGTGCAGTTTAGGTTTTAAATCCACAGTGCGGTACAGTAGTTGAGATATCTGCACATTCAACTGTAGAAATAGGAAATTAATTAAACAAGCAAATGACACAATCCTTCAGCACCGCAGCAGTTACCGATACAAACAGCAAATGCTGTCATAGGAGCTTAGGCTACATTTGTCAGTccaaatatgacaatacagttgcgCTCTCTTTAATGGCCAACTCTTTCATGCATATTTTATATTTGACATAAAAACAACAACCAGTATCTGTAATAATTTTTAGCAGAACTTAAAACGTCTTGAAAAATAACTCGTCATATCTGATCGTTACTTCTTCAATGGTGTATTACCATGTTATGCAACGACATAAAGTCATATACATTAATATAGGTTACCGGTTTCAACAACACGATAGGGCAAAAAAATACCGAAATATTAATGAGACcccacattttaaaacaagtgtCTATATAATTACCAGTGTAGGGTTTTACTGCCAGCAGCTGATTCCCCTGCTGCACAAAACAGATTGTAATATAACCACCCatttcactttctctaaacttaaaatcaatacaagtactGCTCTTTCTTCTGCCCTGGTGTTAAACTCCTGGCTGCAGTCTTTTGGGGGGGCTTCTTAATGGCAGTAGAATTTGGTAATAGGAAACCCCCAAACGCTTCTAATCACTCCGGTAATTTAAAGCGGCCCACTGTTCACACCAGGTTTGCCCTCACCATTTACCGAGCTGCTCGTAGTATCCACAAACAGTTAAGAGATACTCACTTTTTCTCTCCT
The DNA window shown above is from Acipenser ruthenus chromosome 24, fAciRut3.2 maternal haplotype, whole genome shotgun sequence and carries:
- the LOC131700530 gene encoding DNA-directed RNA polymerase II subunit RPB11-a, producing MNAPPAFESFLLFEGEKKITITKDTKVPNACLFTLNKEDHTLGNIIRSQLLKDPQVLFAGYKVPHPLEHKIVIRVQTTPDYSPQEAFTNAITDLISELSLLEERFRVSIKDKQEGIE